GCCCGCCCCGCTCCACCTGGTGCGCCCTCCCGGGCCGCCCGATGAGCAGGAGCAGCACGATCGTGAGGTTGCTGCCGGAGACCGCCAGGAGGTGGGTGAGATCGGTCGCCTCGAACGCATCCCGCAGCTCGGGGCCGACCCTGGAGGTGTCCCCGACGACCAGTCCGGGCAGCAGGGCCCGCGCGTCCGGATCGAGCCTCTCGGTCGCCCTCCGCAACCCGGCCCGCAGGTCCCCCGCCGTCCGTTGCAGCGCGCTCGGCGGGCCGACGATCCGCGGCGGCCCGGCCCCGTCGACCTTGAGCACCGCCGCGAAGGGCTCGCCGGGCCGCAGCGGCGGCGCGAGCCGGGCACCGACCATCAGCCGGGTGGTGGGAAGGAGCCTCAGCCACTCCTCCCGCCCCTCCCCCGACGGGACGATCAGCAGGACCGGCGCCCGGGTCCGGTGGACCGAGCCGTCCGACCGCTCGACCCGGGTCACCTCGCCGTCCAGGACGACCGAGACCGGCGCCATCGCGTTGCCCCGGACCTTGGGCCGGGTGAGCCGTGGATCCGAGGTCACCGCCACCTCGAGACGCGCCCGCGCGTACTCCCGCGCCAGCTCCGGCACGGGCCCCCGCCGAAGGTCCGCCGCGTGCAGCCCTGCCGAGGTGGCCCCGGCCGCCGCACAGAGCAGGACCCCGGCCCACGCGGTCGCCCGTAACCGCCACCCCGGCGTGGCCCCCGGCACGGGAGACCCACGGCCGGCGCCCGGGCCGCCGCGCCACCGGGCCGCCCCGCGCATCAGCAGGACCAGGGCGCCCACCAGGCAGACCGTGACACCGGCCACCGTCCACCACCCGGTGGTGCCCACGGCACAGGCCGCCGCCGCCCAGGCCGCCACGGCGAGGGGAACGAGCCGAAGATCGGTGGGCCCCTCCCGCCCCGCCGGCTCCCGCGCGCCGCCCTCCTCGTCGATCTCCTCGTCGTGCTTCATGGCCGGACCAGCGGTTCGAGGTCGGCGAACCTGCGCTCACCGATGCCGTCGACCTCCCGCAGTTCCCCGACCGACCGGAAGCCGCCGTGCTCCGTCCGGTGGTCGACGATGTGCTGGGCGAGTACGGGTCCCACCCCCGGGAGGCCGTCGAGTTGTTCCGCCGTGGCGGTGTTGAGGCTCAGCGGCGTCCCCGGCGCACCGCCCCCGGCACCGCCGCCGGGACCGGGGCCGGGGTCGGAGCCGCCCGTCGGCACCCCCGGCAGACCGACCAGGACCTGCTCGCCGTCGAACAGGACGCGGGCCCGGTTGACCCCAGTGAGGTCCGCGCCGGGCTCGGCCCCACCCGCCGCCCGCAGGGCATCCGCCACACGCGAGCCGGCCGGCAGGGTCAGCACCCCGGGCCTGCGCACCTTGCCGCCGACGTCGACGACGACCCGCGCACCGGAGGCCTCGACCCCCGGCACCGGCCTCGGCACCGGCCCCCGTCCCTCCCCCGGCCCGGGCTTCGGTGCGGGTGCCGCGGCCAAGGGGGCAGCGGCGCGGACGAGTTCGGGAGCGCGCACCGGCTCCGGCCGCCCGGTCCAGAAGTACCCGCCCGCGAGGCCCGCGGCCACGAGCAGGACCACCGTCAGCGCCGCCAGCGCCTTCGGTTCGAGCCCGCACCTGGTCTGCACCCACACCGGGGTCCGGTCGCGGAGCAGGGCGGCCAGCCGCTCCCGTACCCCTGGCGGGGAACCGCGCTCCGGCGCCTCTGGCACTCGCCGAACCTCCGGCGCGCCCACCGGAGGCGGCGCACTCACCGGAGGCGGCAC
The DNA window shown above is from Streptomyces vietnamensis and carries:
- a CDS encoding helix-hairpin-helix domain-containing protein, which encodes MPEAPERGSPPGVRERLAALLRDRTPVWVQTRCGLEPKALAALTVVLLVAAGLAGGYFWTGRPEPVRAPELVRAAAPLAAAPAPKPGPGEGRGPVPRPVPGVEASGARVVVDVGGKVRRPGVLTLPAGSRVADALRAAGGAEPGADLTGVNRARVLFDGEQVLVGLPGVPTGGSDPGPGPGGGAGGGAPGTPLSLNTATAEQLDGLPGVGPVLAQHIVDHRTEHGGFRSVGELREVDGIGERRFADLEPLVRP